The window CGGCGGGCCGGCTGGAATACGGCCGATGTGGCGGCGGCATTGGCCAGGTGTTTCGGCCTGAAAAGCATGGAGGTGGGATGGGGCGGGCGAAAAGACAAGCAGGCAGTCACCACCCAGACCTTTTCACTGCACCTGTCCATGTCCACGCCGATGGACCGGATCGAAGCCACCCTGACCGAACTGCCCTTCACCATCCTTTCCGTTCAGCGCCATCGCAACAAACTCAAGACAGGCCATGTGGCCCGCAACCGATTTCGCATTCTGATCACACAGACCGCCCCCGGCGCCATCGATGCGGCGACGGCCATTGCCGAAGCCATTCGTCACAACGGCATCCCGAACTTCTATGGTGAACAGCGCTTTGGTATCGAAAAGGCCAACATCGACCGCGCCATGCAACTGGTCGAACGACAGCGGCCCGCGCGCGGCAAGCAGGAAGCCTTCCTGGTCTCGGTCATTCAAAGCGCGCTTTTTAACATCTGGCTGACGGAAAGAATCGGCCGGAATCAATACCATCAAATTCTCGCCGGCGATGTGGCCCAAAAAACAGATACCGGCGGGCTGTTCG is drawn from Desulfatitalea tepidiphila and contains these coding sequences:
- the truD gene encoding tRNA pseudouridine(13) synthase TruD, which produces MVIPNSHIQSVKEILHHLPYTTTHLPGVGGEIKAAPEHFQVEEILPYAPCGEGEHLFVTLRRAGWNTADVAAALARCFGLKSMEVGWGGRKDKQAVTTQTFSLHLSMSTPMDRIEATLTELPFTILSVQRHRNKLKTGHVARNRFRILITQTAPGAIDAATAIAEAIRHNGIPNFYGEQRFGIEKANIDRAMQLVERQRPARGKQEAFLVSVIQSALFNIWLTERIGRNQYHQILAGDVAQKTDTGGLFVVDDVDEAMERFGRGAIVYTGPIFGPKMMAAGHPAAEFEAQVLNRFDLDLDTFKRLRAPGARRQAVLRVDDLTVRSEQNGLELAFTLPPGAYATMITREFMRPAG